A window of Bos taurus isolate L1 Dominette 01449 registration number 42190680 breed Hereford chromosome 8, ARS-UCD2.0, whole genome shotgun sequence contains these coding sequences:
- the HNRNPK gene encoding heterogeneous nuclear ribonucleoprotein K isoform X3, which translates to METEQPEETFPNTETNGEFGKRPAEDMEEEQAFKRSRNTDEMVELRILLQSKNAGAVIGKGGKNIKALRTDYNASVSVPDSSGPERILSISADIETIGEILKKIIPTLEEYQHYKGSDFDCELRLLIHQSLAGGIIGVKGAKIKELRENTQTTIKLFQECCPQSTDRVVLIGGKPDRVVECIKIILDLISESPIKGRAQPYDPNFYDETYDYGGFTMMFDDRRGRPVGFPMRGRGGFDRMPPGRGGRPMPPSRRDYDDMSPRRGPPPPPPGRGGRGGSRARNLPLPPPPPPRGGDLMAYDRRGRPGDRYDGMVGFSADETWDSAIDTWSPSEWQMAYEPQGGSGYDYSYAGGRGSYGDLGGPIITTQVTIPKDLAGSIIGKGGQRIKQIRHESGASIKIDEPLEGSEDRIITITGTQDQIQNAQYLLQNSVKQYADVEGF; encoded by the exons ATGGAAACTGAACAGCCAGAGGAAACCTTTCCCAACACTGAAACCAATGGCGAATTTG GTAAACGCCCTGCTGAAGATATGGAAGAGGAACAAGCTTTTAAAAGATCTAGAAACactgatgagatggttgaattaCGCATTCTGCTTCAGAGCAAG AATGCTGGGGCAGTGATtggaaaaggaggcaagaatattaaGGCTCTCCGTACAGAC TACAATGCCAGTGTTTCAGTCCCAGACAGCAGTGGCCCCGAGCG CATATTGAGTATCAGTGCTGATATTGAAACGATTGGAGAAATTCTGAAGAAAATCATCCCTACCTTGGAAGAG TACCAACACTATAAAGGAAGCGACTTTGACTGCGAGTTGAGACTGTTGATTCATCAGAGTCTGGCAGGAGGAATTATTGGAGTCAAAGGTGCTAAAATCAAAGAACTTCGAGAG AACACTCAGACAACAATCAAGCTTTTCCAGGAATGTTGTCCTCAATCTACTGACAGAGTCGTTCTTATCGGAGGAAAACCTGATAGGGTTGTAGAGTGCATAAAGATCATCCTTGATCTTATATCAGAG tctcCCATCAAAGGACGTGCTCAGCCTTATGATCCCAATTTTTATGATGAAACCTATGATTATGGTGGTTTTACAATGATGTTTGATGACCGCCGTGGACGTcctgtgggatttcccatgcGGGGAAGAGGTGGTTTTGACAGAATGCCGCCTGGTCGGGGTGGGCGTCCCATGCCTCCCTCCAGAAGAGATTATGATGATATGAGCCCTCGTCGAGGacctcctccaccccctcccGGACGAGGTGGCCGGGGAGGTAGTAGAGCTCGGAATCTTCctcttccaccaccaccaccacctagagGAGG AGATCTAATGGCCTATGACAGAAGAGGAAGACCTGGAGACCGTTATGATGGCATG GTTGGTTTCAGTGCTGATGAAACCTGGGACTCTGCAATAGATACATGGAGCCCATCAGAGTGGCAGATGGCTTATGAACCACAG GGTGGCTCTGGATATG ATTATTCCTATGCAGGGGGTCGTGGCTCATATGGTGATCTTGGTGGACCTATTATTACTACACAAGTAACTATTCCCAAAGAt TTGGCTGGATCTATTATTGGCAAAGGTGGTCAGCGGATTAAACAAATCCGTCATGAGTCAGGAGCTTCGATCAAAATTGATGAGCCTTTAGAAGGATCCGAAGATCGGATCATTACCATTACGGGAACACAGGACCAGATACAGAATGCACAGTATTTGCTGCAGAACAG tgTGAAGCAGTATGCAGATGTTGAAGGATTCTAA
- the HNRNPK gene encoding heterogeneous nuclear ribonucleoprotein K isoform X2 produces METEQPEETFPNTETNGEFGKRPAEDMEEEQAFKRSRNTDEMVELRILLQSKNAGAVIGKGGKNIKALRTDYNASVSVPDSSGPERILSISADIETIGEILKKIIPTLEEGLQLPSPTATSQLPLESDAVECLNYQHYKGSDFDCELRLLIHQSLAGGIIGVKGAKIKELRENTQTTIKLFQECCPQSTDRVVLIGGKPDRVVECIKIILDLISESPIKGRAQPYDPNFYDETYDYGGFTMMFDDRRGRPVGFPMRGRGGFDRMPPGRGGRPMPPSRRDYDDMSPRRGPPPPPPGRGGRGGSRARNLPLPPPPPPRGGDLMAYDRRGRPGDRYDGMVGFSADETWDSAIDTWSPSEWQMAYEPQGGSGYDYSYAGGRGSYGDLGGPIITTQVTIPKDLAGSIIGKGGQRIKQIRHESGASIKIDEPLEGSEDRIITITGTQDQIQNAQYLLQNSVKQYSGKFF; encoded by the exons ATGGAAACTGAACAGCCAGAGGAAACCTTTCCCAACACTGAAACCAATGGCGAATTTG GTAAACGCCCTGCTGAAGATATGGAAGAGGAACAAGCTTTTAAAAGATCTAGAAACactgatgagatggttgaattaCGCATTCTGCTTCAGAGCAAG AATGCTGGGGCAGTGATtggaaaaggaggcaagaatattaaGGCTCTCCGTACAGAC TACAATGCCAGTGTTTCAGTCCCAGACAGCAGTGGCCCCGAGCG CATATTGAGTATCAGTGCTGATATTGAAACGATTGGAGAAATTCTGAAGAAAATCATCCCTACCTTGGAAGAG GGCCTGCAGTTGCCATCACCCACTGCAACCAGCCAGCTCCCGCTCGAATCTGATGCTGTGGAATGCTTAAAT TACCAACACTATAAAGGAAGCGACTTTGACTGCGAGTTGAGACTGTTGATTCATCAGAGTCTGGCAGGAGGAATTATTGGAGTCAAAGGTGCTAAAATCAAAGAACTTCGAGAG AACACTCAGACAACAATCAAGCTTTTCCAGGAATGTTGTCCTCAATCTACTGACAGAGTCGTTCTTATCGGAGGAAAACCTGATAGGGTTGTAGAGTGCATAAAGATCATCCTTGATCTTATATCAGAG tctcCCATCAAAGGACGTGCTCAGCCTTATGATCCCAATTTTTATGATGAAACCTATGATTATGGTGGTTTTACAATGATGTTTGATGACCGCCGTGGACGTcctgtgggatttcccatgcGGGGAAGAGGTGGTTTTGACAGAATGCCGCCTGGTCGGGGTGGGCGTCCCATGCCTCCCTCCAGAAGAGATTATGATGATATGAGCCCTCGTCGAGGacctcctccaccccctcccGGACGAGGTGGCCGGGGAGGTAGTAGAGCTCGGAATCTTCctcttccaccaccaccaccacctagagGAGG AGATCTAATGGCCTATGACAGAAGAGGAAGACCTGGAGACCGTTATGATGGCATG GTTGGTTTCAGTGCTGATGAAACCTGGGACTCTGCAATAGATACATGGAGCCCATCAGAGTGGCAGATGGCTTATGAACCACAG GGTGGCTCTGGATATG ATTATTCCTATGCAGGGGGTCGTGGCTCATATGGTGATCTTGGTGGACCTATTATTACTACACAAGTAACTATTCCCAAAGAt TTGGCTGGATCTATTATTGGCAAAGGTGGTCAGCGGATTAAACAAATCCGTCATGAGTCAGGAGCTTCGATCAAAATTGATGAGCCTTTAGAAGGATCCGAAGATCGGATCATTACCATTACGGGAACACAGGACCAGATACAGAATGCACAGTATTTGCTGCAGAACAG tgtGAAGCAGTATTCTGGAAAGTTTTTCTAA
- the HNRNPK gene encoding heterogeneous nuclear ribonucleoprotein K isoform X4, with amino-acid sequence METEQPEETFPNTETNGEFGKRPAEDMEEEQAFKRSRNTDEMVELRILLQSKNAGAVIGKGGKNIKALRTDYNASVSVPDSSGPERILSISADIETIGEILKKIIPTLEEYQHYKGSDFDCELRLLIHQSLAGGIIGVKGAKIKELRENTQTTIKLFQECCPQSTDRVVLIGGKPDRVVECIKIILDLISESPIKGRAQPYDPNFYDETYDYGGFTMMFDDRRGRPVGFPMRGRGGFDRMPPGRGGRPMPPSRRDYDDMSPRRGPPPPPPGRGGRGGSRARNLPLPPPPPPRGGDLMAYDRRGRPGDRYDGMVGFSADETWDSAIDTWSPSEWQMAYEPQGGSGYDYSYAGGRGSYGDLGGPIITTQVTIPKDLAGSIIGKGGQRIKQIRHESGASIKIDEPLEGSEDRIITITGTQDQIQNAQYLLQNSVKQYSGKFF; translated from the exons ATGGAAACTGAACAGCCAGAGGAAACCTTTCCCAACACTGAAACCAATGGCGAATTTG GTAAACGCCCTGCTGAAGATATGGAAGAGGAACAAGCTTTTAAAAGATCTAGAAACactgatgagatggttgaattaCGCATTCTGCTTCAGAGCAAG AATGCTGGGGCAGTGATtggaaaaggaggcaagaatattaaGGCTCTCCGTACAGAC TACAATGCCAGTGTTTCAGTCCCAGACAGCAGTGGCCCCGAGCG CATATTGAGTATCAGTGCTGATATTGAAACGATTGGAGAAATTCTGAAGAAAATCATCCCTACCTTGGAAGAG TACCAACACTATAAAGGAAGCGACTTTGACTGCGAGTTGAGACTGTTGATTCATCAGAGTCTGGCAGGAGGAATTATTGGAGTCAAAGGTGCTAAAATCAAAGAACTTCGAGAG AACACTCAGACAACAATCAAGCTTTTCCAGGAATGTTGTCCTCAATCTACTGACAGAGTCGTTCTTATCGGAGGAAAACCTGATAGGGTTGTAGAGTGCATAAAGATCATCCTTGATCTTATATCAGAG tctcCCATCAAAGGACGTGCTCAGCCTTATGATCCCAATTTTTATGATGAAACCTATGATTATGGTGGTTTTACAATGATGTTTGATGACCGCCGTGGACGTcctgtgggatttcccatgcGGGGAAGAGGTGGTTTTGACAGAATGCCGCCTGGTCGGGGTGGGCGTCCCATGCCTCCCTCCAGAAGAGATTATGATGATATGAGCCCTCGTCGAGGacctcctccaccccctcccGGACGAGGTGGCCGGGGAGGTAGTAGAGCTCGGAATCTTCctcttccaccaccaccaccacctagagGAGG AGATCTAATGGCCTATGACAGAAGAGGAAGACCTGGAGACCGTTATGATGGCATG GTTGGTTTCAGTGCTGATGAAACCTGGGACTCTGCAATAGATACATGGAGCCCATCAGAGTGGCAGATGGCTTATGAACCACAG GGTGGCTCTGGATATG ATTATTCCTATGCAGGGGGTCGTGGCTCATATGGTGATCTTGGTGGACCTATTATTACTACACAAGTAACTATTCCCAAAGAt TTGGCTGGATCTATTATTGGCAAAGGTGGTCAGCGGATTAAACAAATCCGTCATGAGTCAGGAGCTTCGATCAAAATTGATGAGCCTTTAGAAGGATCCGAAGATCGGATCATTACCATTACGGGAACACAGGACCAGATACAGAATGCACAGTATTTGCTGCAGAACAG tgtGAAGCAGTATTCTGGAAAGTTTTTCTAA
- the HNRNPK gene encoding heterogeneous nuclear ribonucleoprotein K isoform X5, translated as METEQPEETFPNTETNGEFGKRPAEDMEEEQAFKRSRNTDEMVELRILLQSKNAGAVIGKGGKNIKALRTDYNASVSVPDSSGPERILSISADIETIGEILKKIIPTLEEGLQLPSPTATSQLPLESDAVECLNYQHYKGSDFDCELRLLIHQSLAGGIIGVKGAKIKELRENTQTTIKLFQECCPQSTDRVVLIGGKPDRVVECIKIILDLISESPIKGRAQPYDPNFYDETYDYGGFTMMFDDRRGRPVGFPMRGRGGFDRMPPGRGGRPMPPSRRDYDDMSPRRGPPPPPPGRGGRGGSRARNLPLPPPPPPRGGDLMAYDRRGRPGDRYDGMVGFSADETWDSAIDTWSPSEWQMAYEPQVEYHGCLC; from the exons ATGGAAACTGAACAGCCAGAGGAAACCTTTCCCAACACTGAAACCAATGGCGAATTTG GTAAACGCCCTGCTGAAGATATGGAAGAGGAACAAGCTTTTAAAAGATCTAGAAACactgatgagatggttgaattaCGCATTCTGCTTCAGAGCAAG AATGCTGGGGCAGTGATtggaaaaggaggcaagaatattaaGGCTCTCCGTACAGAC TACAATGCCAGTGTTTCAGTCCCAGACAGCAGTGGCCCCGAGCG CATATTGAGTATCAGTGCTGATATTGAAACGATTGGAGAAATTCTGAAGAAAATCATCCCTACCTTGGAAGAG GGCCTGCAGTTGCCATCACCCACTGCAACCAGCCAGCTCCCGCTCGAATCTGATGCTGTGGAATGCTTAAAT TACCAACACTATAAAGGAAGCGACTTTGACTGCGAGTTGAGACTGTTGATTCATCAGAGTCTGGCAGGAGGAATTATTGGAGTCAAAGGTGCTAAAATCAAAGAACTTCGAGAG AACACTCAGACAACAATCAAGCTTTTCCAGGAATGTTGTCCTCAATCTACTGACAGAGTCGTTCTTATCGGAGGAAAACCTGATAGGGTTGTAGAGTGCATAAAGATCATCCTTGATCTTATATCAGAG tctcCCATCAAAGGACGTGCTCAGCCTTATGATCCCAATTTTTATGATGAAACCTATGATTATGGTGGTTTTACAATGATGTTTGATGACCGCCGTGGACGTcctgtgggatttcccatgcGGGGAAGAGGTGGTTTTGACAGAATGCCGCCTGGTCGGGGTGGGCGTCCCATGCCTCCCTCCAGAAGAGATTATGATGATATGAGCCCTCGTCGAGGacctcctccaccccctcccGGACGAGGTGGCCGGGGAGGTAGTAGAGCTCGGAATCTTCctcttccaccaccaccaccacctagagGAGG AGATCTAATGGCCTATGACAGAAGAGGAAGACCTGGAGACCGTTATGATGGCATG GTTGGTTTCAGTGCTGATGAAACCTGGGACTCTGCAATAGATACATGGAGCCCATCAGAGTGGCAGATGGCTTATGAACCACAGGTTGAGTATCACGGGTGTTTATGTTAA
- the HNRNPK gene encoding heterogeneous nuclear ribonucleoprotein K isoform X1: METEQPEETFPNTETNGEFGKRPAEDMEEEQAFKRSRNTDEMVELRILLQSKNAGAVIGKGGKNIKALRTDYNASVSVPDSSGPERILSISADIETIGEILKKIIPTLEEGLQLPSPTATSQLPLESDAVECLNYQHYKGSDFDCELRLLIHQSLAGGIIGVKGAKIKELRENTQTTIKLFQECCPQSTDRVVLIGGKPDRVVECIKIILDLISESPIKGRAQPYDPNFYDETYDYGGFTMMFDDRRGRPVGFPMRGRGGFDRMPPGRGGRPMPPSRRDYDDMSPRRGPPPPPPGRGGRGGSRARNLPLPPPPPPRGGDLMAYDRRGRPGDRYDGMVGFSADETWDSAIDTWSPSEWQMAYEPQGGSGYDYSYAGGRGSYGDLGGPIITTQVTIPKDLAGSIIGKGGQRIKQIRHESGASIKIDEPLEGSEDRIITITGTQDQIQNAQYLLQNSVKQYADVEGF; the protein is encoded by the exons ATGGAAACTGAACAGCCAGAGGAAACCTTTCCCAACACTGAAACCAATGGCGAATTTG GTAAACGCCCTGCTGAAGATATGGAAGAGGAACAAGCTTTTAAAAGATCTAGAAACactgatgagatggttgaattaCGCATTCTGCTTCAGAGCAAG AATGCTGGGGCAGTGATtggaaaaggaggcaagaatattaaGGCTCTCCGTACAGAC TACAATGCCAGTGTTTCAGTCCCAGACAGCAGTGGCCCCGAGCG CATATTGAGTATCAGTGCTGATATTGAAACGATTGGAGAAATTCTGAAGAAAATCATCCCTACCTTGGAAGAG GGCCTGCAGTTGCCATCACCCACTGCAACCAGCCAGCTCCCGCTCGAATCTGATGCTGTGGAATGCTTAAAT TACCAACACTATAAAGGAAGCGACTTTGACTGCGAGTTGAGACTGTTGATTCATCAGAGTCTGGCAGGAGGAATTATTGGAGTCAAAGGTGCTAAAATCAAAGAACTTCGAGAG AACACTCAGACAACAATCAAGCTTTTCCAGGAATGTTGTCCTCAATCTACTGACAGAGTCGTTCTTATCGGAGGAAAACCTGATAGGGTTGTAGAGTGCATAAAGATCATCCTTGATCTTATATCAGAG tctcCCATCAAAGGACGTGCTCAGCCTTATGATCCCAATTTTTATGATGAAACCTATGATTATGGTGGTTTTACAATGATGTTTGATGACCGCCGTGGACGTcctgtgggatttcccatgcGGGGAAGAGGTGGTTTTGACAGAATGCCGCCTGGTCGGGGTGGGCGTCCCATGCCTCCCTCCAGAAGAGATTATGATGATATGAGCCCTCGTCGAGGacctcctccaccccctcccGGACGAGGTGGCCGGGGAGGTAGTAGAGCTCGGAATCTTCctcttccaccaccaccaccacctagagGAGG AGATCTAATGGCCTATGACAGAAGAGGAAGACCTGGAGACCGTTATGATGGCATG GTTGGTTTCAGTGCTGATGAAACCTGGGACTCTGCAATAGATACATGGAGCCCATCAGAGTGGCAGATGGCTTATGAACCACAG GGTGGCTCTGGATATG ATTATTCCTATGCAGGGGGTCGTGGCTCATATGGTGATCTTGGTGGACCTATTATTACTACACAAGTAACTATTCCCAAAGAt TTGGCTGGATCTATTATTGGCAAAGGTGGTCAGCGGATTAAACAAATCCGTCATGAGTCAGGAGCTTCGATCAAAATTGATGAGCCTTTAGAAGGATCCGAAGATCGGATCATTACCATTACGGGAACACAGGACCAGATACAGAATGCACAGTATTTGCTGCAGAACAG tgTGAAGCAGTATGCAGATGTTGAAGGATTCTAA